Part of the Vigna unguiculata cultivar IT97K-499-35 chromosome 3, ASM411807v1, whole genome shotgun sequence genome, CTAGGAACATATCACATTATCATAATTCCCAGTTATGAGTGATGTTAACATTCCTACCAAGGACCTCCAAAGCCAAGTTCAAAGCATACATCCAGCCTTCCACATGCAATTCCGCATAGGTTTAAAGCACAGGAGCCAGTCATTCGGAGTGATCTCACCTAATCAGAATAAAGGCATGGTTATTATGATGCAACAACATCAAGCTTTAATCCGATTGATTCCAATAGGAAGAACACCTAATTTTACCTTGAAAAGCAAGCTATTAATCCTATTTGTGCAGGCATCTACCGTTAAATTGTCACGTTTTGTTCCAACCTGCACTtccagaaataaaataaaaaaaaacttcatgAATTTCAAATCTATCTTGATTTGAAACATTTATAGTGAAACAGACACATGTTTGAGTCATCCCCTTTCACGTTAGTATCCCCAAAATGTGATAACTTTCATACTCAAGGATTGGAATTGTatgcaattaaataaaaacCAGTATGGACAAAAGGTGCAAGTCACTGGGGATAGAACTCTTTTTGCACAATAGGTGGCAATAATTTAAGACATCATGAAAACTACCCGTAACCCGCCAGCCGGGTTACTAGGCTGACCTTAGTGGGTTACCTGGAATTCAATTTAAAGCAAAATTAGCAATGGCATTGACATCACAATCTGCTAAATGAGCATATTTGCAATTAGTACAATCTAACTCCCAAAAAGACATTTTAATTCCTATGTTACTTTCTTTTACTTTCTTCATCATGTCACAGTGGTTGCCTAAATTAATGGAATGTTTAGATTTTGTACCTTCTAGGTTTGCACATGCTCACAAATAGAAAGGCTTTGAAATGTATACAGGAGGCACGCATTTATAATTCGAAGTACTAGAGAGGCAAGTAGCAAACCAAACAAAATCAGAGCACACATATGAAGACCGAGGAGCAttcaacatttataaatttgaaatggtCAGGTTATAAAtctatttggaaaataaaaGGAGAGTATCATGATTTATATAGATCCTCTAACACAGCTCATGACGTAGATGCTAGGTATGGAAAAGAGAATGCAACTGTGTGGAAAAAGATTGACATGTAATGGCACGCACAAACTCATACATGCATGCTCCCATAGGTGCTTAGACCAAATAGCAGACAGAATGTAGTCTGCagtttttatttaacaaaagaaCTGCAGGGCTATTGCCATTGATATGCTGGAGCATATGACTATCCTAACAGAAAGTTTCGCCAATGCTCAATATGGGTAGCGAGTGGAACAAAACACATACCATTTTTCCATAGAAAAAGTATAAATGCAGAACTTTCACACAATCAACTCAGACAAACTTGAAATACCTCTGTGACGAGAAGAGCGTTGATTAGTTCAGTTTGTGATGATACTGAAAAATTCAAGGTAATATCCATGAGTTAACTATACTCAATTAACAATAACAATCAAAAGACAGAGATCAGATGATCCACCTTTTATAGGGTTCCCGTTCAGAAAAGCACCTTTTCCATGGATTCCAGTGAAAAGCTACATGTGCCATTCTAAAACTTCAATTTTCATACCAAGAAAGGGGGAAGCAAATAAAAACTCTTAAAAAGTGTATAATTTAGGTCTATTGATTGAAAGCTTTGCCCAACAATCTGAATTTGCATgataaccaaaaataaaaacaatacatGTATCATAACGGGAATGGATTCCCTCGTGTTGAACCTTCACATGagtaaataatttgaaaattttgggtCTATCTTTCTCTTTAAGTGTACATAAACTTTAATATGATTCTACCTGTTTAATCTCCAAGAAGAGAAAGATAAAAAGTACACATGATATGTGAAAATTCAATAGAAGATAGGATTCGTTTACTTATAACAACGTTTACCATTGAATAATACACATGTTTCAAACGTCAGGAAATTTGGAATGGCGTTGTGGTCAGACTGTGGTGCCAAAGAAAGGTTCTCACCTCATTGATGATAGGATTGTAAACAACACCAACTGTAGGAATTTTTCGAATCGTAAGACCGATGGATACACAAACAAAAGGGAACCTAGAAAAGCAGAACTGTAATCAGTCCATAGGGAAAAGCCAATGTATCAGTTAAAACATCAGACCAATATTTACCCATGAACAAAATTAGTAGTTCCATCGAGAGGATCAACTATCCACGTGGGCTCATCAGTCAGTTCCGCATTGCCACCAGCAGCTGTGGTTTCTTCCCCGatgaactaaaaaaaaaaaaacttacaatgACGTCAAGAAGATATTCCATGCAAGGCCAACTCAAATATGATTGTGTGGAAAGTTGAGGGAGAGATGAGTGAACCTTGTGAGAGGGGTAAAGTTGCTTGAGATGATTAAAGATGAGATCTTCACATGCTTTATCAGTTTCAGTGACCAAATCAacctagtaaaagtaaaaaGGGTTATTATTATACCTTCGATCGTCTACTTACAGTGCAAATGTCAAAGTTAGAAATGAAGACAAGGCAGGAACCTGTCCTTTGTGCTCCACGTTCTTGGTCTGATAGAAACCTTTCCGAATAATCTGCAATGAAAATCGAATTTGACGATCGAAAGAGATGAAACTAAAGAGACATAAACAGAAAGAGATTGGAATGGGGAACAACCTCGCCAGCCTTGTGAGCAGCGTCGACCGCAGATGCGAGGAATTGGGAGAGCGAATCTGTGTTTGCAATGAAAATCAAAAGATTGCAATACCATTTAACATTCgcaattattaaaatgattcgATCCTAATCGTACCACTGTCACCCATTTTGTTCCTTCGCAAATCAGAGTGAGAACTTCAACCGCACACTGCTCTCACTCTGAATCAGAAGCGCAGTTATATAGCATGTTCAGTTCCATTTCCCATTTTCTCCTCATTcgaatttttctttatttatgaaaactcaaatttgcccctaaattattttatttttcttaaacacTTTATTAACATTTGTCTCTCAATTTCTCATGTGAATTCGTTCCGCTTTCTCTTGTCTATTTTCGATTCTTGTCCTCGTGCCGTGaatgagaagaaaagaaaatatggaATGCATTCTTTCTTGGTTTCTCTCACGAACCTTCTTTCACTGTCTCTCACCAACAAATGGTGAAGGAATTccgtattttattttattctttgacAAATGCAAGAACTATGCCATTTTGTCTATTCCTTTCCTTCGATTCAACACTAGGCACTTATATAATCCACATTAGGAACTGTTGTCTATCATTATCCCTTGTGATATGAATCAAGGGAGGAGGCATGGACACCAATAGGTTTACGTCTTATAGGGTTTGTATCTTCTCATTGATTTTCTCTCGAAATACTTAAAGTGTATCAGAGCTTAGTTGTGTGGTGATCGACTTAAACGCGTCtctgtatcgaaagtcttcttAATAGTGGGTCAGGTAAATGTGTTCCGTTAGAAAGAACGACGTTACGGAAGATGGATACTCGATACTTAGCTCGAGGGTGAAGTGTCGATATGAAGGGATTCACTCTTTAGAGGGAAATTGATGGAAATCCAAGTGTAAGTCTAAATTccacattgaataaaaaaagaaagttgagtatcatataaggatgaagacccataaacctattgtcttaaggttttagattaagagtggtgtcaattccTTATATGTGGATTGGATTCATATCTCATTAGTGTTGTATTTCCCAAGTGAACCTCTCTCGAAAGAACCAACAGTAGTGCAGTACGAAAAAGGGATACTCGATAGTTAACTCGGAAAAAAGGATCAATGTGAAGGATTGCAATACGAATAAGGGGGTATCCAAGAGTGGtgcaatacaaaaaaaatactctCACCGgttaactaaaagaaaaagtatcaaTGGGAAGGATTCACACTTGAGAGGATATTCTATTGTTACTTGGATGTAATTAAATTTCGTTCTTTGAAATGAGTATGATTGATAGTTTGTTATTAAATTAGGAGTGAACCgttatataatgttataattaagTCTAATTTAATAATAAGTTACTTTGATACctcaaattttgaattatctTGATAAAATTAAGATTAGGTTATTTAATGCTCTTATGTCTTGGTATATTGAAATTGATTCTCTATGATAATTCTAAAGTTGGAATTTTTAGATGTAACTTACATGTTAGTTATTGGGGTATTTTGTTGTTAGATGTTCccatattcaatttataatagtCTAtgtatgagtttttttttttattgttattgacTAAGTTTTGTTCGAGAGGAATTTAACAGGTATAATGACACGAGAATACTTGAATTTCGTTAAATTATAAGTATGTGGTTTTGTTGATATGCATAATTTATTTATCGAATCATTTTCGTTCGACAATTTCCACCCAAAAGTAATGGGAAAATTTTGGTGAAATTTGCTTaatgaattttcaaaattcactcTATGAATATCTTATGAAGATAGTGTGGTTgttaaattattgtatatttgcttttgaaaaatattatattgtgaaATAAGTAGTTGCTAAAGAAACAACTTATCTCGTGTTTTGCGATAATGTATATTAAATTACGAAGTCATTAATGGTATAAGTTATTAAATTTGGATTTTATTAGTATTCCAATCATATAAATAGAGATATTAgaagtatttatatattattattactcaaCATAAAAAGTGTTAATAGCTATAATGATTTTTCTGTGAAATTATATCTGAGTAAGTATATTCTAAAGAATATTCCAAAAACTTTTCTTAAGTATCTCCTCTAAGTTTTCTCTAAccatagaaatataataataataaaaaaaaaactaacatctATTTATATACTTATAATCTCTGAAAACCAAACTTAATTCACTCTTTCTTTCTTAATAacccacttttattttattcttcgaGTACGACTAAtgatattatatcattttattagcGTAAACATATTCGCTATTGTATTTGTgtatacaaaatttttaaacatacGTAATATTATATCAGTaagtgatgatattgtaatgttattaagttaatatataaaataaaactatatttattaaaagtaaagtgaaatatataaaaaaataaaaaataattgttaataaataaaaaaaagagaaaaattgagatagacaattttataaaaaacatataaaaataacaattaattttcaaaattttaataaataattatactttaaaaaataaaattaaaattttaaaatatcgacacaaaagaaaagaattatatattgttataaattttaagaaaaaaaatgttacattaaATGATATAATGCCGAGCCAcctttttcaaaaagttttcttTCTCGTCGCTTATTTTGTGTTACCaaacaagaaaatgttttaGTTGATTGAAAAGGATGGGGAAAAGGATATTTAAAACagttaaaagacaaaaattgaaattgccTCGTTGCTTTGTCTCTGAATCCAAATGGTAGGGCAGAAAGTTAAGAAGACATTGTTTTCAAggcaacaaaacaaaaagtcCATTTATGGGGGACCCTTAACCAGGAATTCCATCTTAACTCACAAGagtctaaaaaatttaattttccaatatttaaaaaaattattaattgctATCATCATCACATTATAAATCGTTgtcaataataaatttattattttttaataatcatttgaaaaagttatatctttaattatttctaattaatgagaaatataaacattttatatgGGGACCACAGTTTAATGTATATTGTGGGCGTCAGAAGTTCTACACGATCAATTGATTAAGAAtcattgatatatatttttataattttattataaaattaataagtgtcgttcttctttttccttttacaACATGAGATTATCTATCCATATAACGactgaaaataatttaacaaatatattttaccaTGAAAGATAAAACTTATACTTTTAAAACAAACCAGTTGGGCAAGAAATTGTTCAATATTCAATAATTCAATCTTGCTCTaactcataataataaaaaaaacagatagataacataatattaaataaacataccAAACTTTGTAACTCAAACACACATAGTAGATACTTTCATTATTAGCTTCCACAAGTCAAAGTACTTACCTAATCgatttaaaataagattaaatatatcataatacTTATTAAAGACTGAATTTCAACAATAcgaccaaaaataaaataattttaaaatataattaagaataaaataagaatataacttttatagaaataattaccaaagtattttgattaattgttatgtttatatatatatatatatatatatcatttaaaataataataatgtcgcaataaatatttttcattgacCTCACCGTATATTTTGTCAGCTTTCAACagtttttcaatctttttctgGCACAAACATGTCACCGGttcatgaaattttttagtGCAATTGACTCATCCAATTCAGTCTTAAGAAAAGTGGAAAAGATTAAAACGCACTAACCATGTTAGTTTTTTTACATACTTACTTGACATCTGTGACTGTAAAATAAAGCTTCTAAGTTGCACCATTCATTGTATTATTCAAATTACTCCTCCCACTCAGGTATAAAATGCTCCCTCACTGGTATAAGGATTTTATCAAGTGACTTTTTTCACTTCAAAAGATGCTAACCCTTACATAAATTTTCTTGATAAAATGTACTTTGATGTAAAGTGGATTTTTCTCTACAATACACCAGAAGGCCAAAATGAAGAACTAACAGAAGAAATTTGTCATACAATGAGTAAGAATATTACATGACCGAGTACAATATACAAACCAGCTGGTAGGTAAACCATTATAACACCAGAAGGTCATATACTGCTACTGCATGTAGTtcattttagtaatttatttatttatctacgAATTACAGAAACGAAATTAAATTTCGGAATGGAAACACTGGAATTTGTGTTGAATGTAGGTCTCATCTTGATGAAAACTAAAAGAACTATAACAATAGACaattatataaagtaaaatatcgCAATGCAACTTGTCACCTGACACAATCTGAAGCTCAAGCAACATCTCTCGGTTCAAGAGCTGCAATTTCTCTAATAACTTGAGCTTTGTCAGCTTCAAACTGTTCATCCTCTACAAAATCCCAATAAATGTGACATCATGAGAACACAATACTAAGAAAGTAAATACAAACTCTTAAGAAATGGCATCACTTCCTTCCTTACCTTTAGCTATTTTTAAGTCACCCAAAAGTCTAAGAAGCTTGCTTCGGTTTGCAACAAGTATGCTGATGATATCAGCTGGTTTCTTTTGGTTAGCAACAAACAGCTGCATGACAAGAACAAATCAATATAGAGAAGCATAATTTGGAAGGTATTAAGTTAGGAAGAACGTTTCAAAATGTGGACCAATATGTAAATGTAACTATAATACCTTGAAAACATGAAATGCTTCAATCTGTATGCTCTTGCTTGACTCCTGCAGAAAGATATGAGCAATGACCCATTAAATGcttttacaaacataactaAAATTCTGAATTTTCTGttcaacattaaaatatatatatatatatatatatatatgctcaTCAGAAACTCAACATTATCATATCAATGTTTAGCAATTCATTACGTTTAGACAGGTGGACTACTAAGAAGtcactttaatattttaataaaaattaaaacactgTCGACACAAAAACTGCAACTGAAACTAAACActatcatataataatatttttcctttttagctTTTGTGTGGGGGAGGACACAAGAAAGGCAGTTGAGAAGATAAGTCATGAAGTTCTAGAGAAAGGACCATACTCGTAGAAGATTCATTAAAATCCTTAAGTTGTCTCGTGAGCTGACATATTGTGTCATTACGGCTGAATTTGAGCGATCAAGTAACATATCTCCCAGCACCTGCAAAAGAGGGATAAAAGAAATCAC contains:
- the LOC114176501 gene encoding inositol-phosphate phosphatase-like, whose translation is MGDSDSLSQFLASAVDAAHKAGEIIRKGFYQTKNVEHKGQVDLVTETDKACEDLIFNHLKQLYPSHKFIGEETTAAGGNAELTDEPTWIVDPLDGTTNFVHGFPFVCVSIGLTIRKIPTVGVVYNPIINELFTGIHGKGAFLNGNPIKVSSQTELINALLVTEVGTKRDNLTVDACTNRINSLLFKVRSLRMTGSCALNLCGIACGRLDVCFELGFGGPWDVAAGAVIVREAGGVLFDPSGADFDITSQRVAASNPFLKEALVAVVRQNL